CTCCTACCAGCGCTCGGCCGTGCTCCACCGCAGGCTCGGCAACCGCAGCCGGGAGGCGCTCGCCTGGTACGGGACCGGGCTGACGTATCGCGGGCTCGGGCGGCACGCGGAAGCCGGGCGGTTCCACCGGCGGGCCGCCGTGGTCCACCGCGAGTTGGGGGACGGGTGGCAGGAGGCCGTCGCGCTCGACGGGCTCGCCGGAGCCGTCGCGGCGGACGACCCGGAGGCCGCCGCCCGGCACTGGGCGGGCGCGCGGGAGTTGGTCCGGAGGTACGACGACCCGCGTGCCGTCGCCCTGCGCCGCCGTGTCGAGGCGGCGCTCGGTGAGGTCTGACGACAGACTCCCGCGCGGCACGGCCCCGGCCCCGGCCCCGGGTGAGGGACCTACGGCCGGGGCTTCTGGTCCGGGAGTTCCGGTTCGAGGCTTCGGGAATTCAACGCGCCGGGGACATTGACGGGGTGTCGGGGTTCATCTAAACAACGAAGGTGAGAGCGCTCTCAGCAGGGCTCTCGCCGCAGCCAGAGCCGGACACATCTCGGCACCATCCGCACCGGAGGTGTTCCTTGAGAACGAGCCGCACCAGCAGCCGCACCGGAAGAAGACCCCGTACGCCTCTCCTCGCCGCCCTGCTCGCGATGACCGTCGCCGTCGCCGGGCTCGTCGGGCTGTCCAGCGCCGGGACGGCGCGGGGCGACGTACCGCCCGCGCCCGGCTGGAACCTTCAGTGGAGCGACGACTTCAACGGGAGCAGCGGCGCGCCCCCGTCCGCCGCGAACTGGCAGATCGACACCGGGCACGGTTACCCCGGCGGCCCCGGCAACTGGGGCACCGGCGAGATCCAGAACTACACCGCGAACGCCCAGAACCTGAGTCTCGACGGCGGCGGGAACCTGCGGATCACCCCGCTCCGGGACGGTGCGGGCAACTGGACGTCCGCCCGGGTCGAGACGAAGCGCGCGGACTTCAAGGCACCGGCGGGCGGCACCCTGCGCATCGAGGGCCGGATTCAGATGCCGAACGTGACCGGCGCCGCCGCCTCCGGCTACTGGCCCGCCTTCTGGGCCCTCGGCGCGCCCTACCGGGGCAACTACTGGAACTGGCCCGCCATCGGCGAGTTCGACATCATGGAGAACGTCAACGGCATCAACTCCGTCTGGGCGGTGCTGCACTGCGGCGTCAACCCCGGCGGCCCGTGCAACGAGACCACCGGCCTCGGCGCCAACCGCCCCTGCCCCGGATCGAGTTGCCAGTCGGCCTTCCACACGTACCGCTTCGAGTGGGACCGTTCCAGCTCGCCCAACGCGCTGCGCTGGTACGTGGACGACCAGCTCTACCACACCGTCACCCAGAACCAGCTGGACGCGACGACGTGGACCAACATGACCAATCACGCGGGGTACTTCATCCTGCTCAACGTCGCGATCGGCGGGGCGTTCCCCGACGCGCTCGGCGGGCCGACACCGACGGCGGCCACCGTGCCGGGGCGGCCGATGCTCGTCGACTACGTCGGCGTCTGGACCCGTGGCGGCGGCTCCGGCCCGACCGACCCGCCCACCGACCCGCCGTCCGGCTCCTCTCAGTTGTACGCGCGCACCGGTGGCGGCCTCGGTGACGCCGCCGCGTCCGGCGCGAACGCCACCGTCGTCTCGGCGGGCGGCGTCAACCGCGACGGGACGCCGTACAACCCGCAGGTCTTCACCTCCGGCGGCATCACCCGCGCCTACAACGGCGGGGCGACCCAGTTCGACCTCTTCGCGGACTCCGGTACGGCGGTGGGCAACGGCCAGCAGGTGCGGGTGAGTTACGACCGTACGGGCGACGGCAGCTGGGACCGTACGGAGACGTACCACTACTTCGCGACGGACCCGGTGCCCGGCTTCGAGCACTACACGCAGGCCGGCGGACTGAAGGCGTCGACCGGTTCGCACGGGAACCTGGTCAACGGGAAGGTGCGGATCGAGGTCTGGAACGCCATCGGCAACGGCGCGGGCACGCTCGGCATCGGC
Above is a window of Streptomyces sp. NBC_01498 DNA encoding:
- a CDS encoding glycoside hydrolase family 16 protein, translating into MTVAVAGLVGLSSAGTARGDVPPAPGWNLQWSDDFNGSSGAPPSAANWQIDTGHGYPGGPGNWGTGEIQNYTANAQNLSLDGGGNLRITPLRDGAGNWTSARVETKRADFKAPAGGTLRIEGRIQMPNVTGAAASGYWPAFWALGAPYRGNYWNWPAIGEFDIMENVNGINSVWAVLHCGVNPGGPCNETTGLGANRPCPGSSCQSAFHTYRFEWDRSSSPNALRWYVDDQLYHTVTQNQLDATTWTNMTNHAGYFILLNVAIGGAFPDALGGPTPTAATVPGRPMLVDYVGVWTRGGGSGPTDPPTDPPSGSSQLYARTGGGLGDAAASGANATVVSAGGVNRDGTPYNPQVFTSGGITRAYNGGATQFDLFADSGTAVGNGQQVRVSYDRTGDGSWDRTETYHYFATDPVPGFEHYTQAGGLKASTGSHGNLVNGKVRIEVWNAIGNGAGTLGIGNQSVVRIPYG